One window of Flavobacteriales bacterium genomic DNA carries:
- a CDS encoding glycosyltransferase family 2 protein, which produces MEISVVIITFNEERNLARCIASVKQVADDVVVVDSFSMDATEKIALEHGARFVQHAFEGHIEQKNWAITQAKYPWVLSLDADEALDEELIRSILEVKRGAPSADGYSMARLTNYCGTWVRHGGWYPDIKLRLWDSRKGLWGGTNPHDQYEMEPGSRTIRLTGDLLHYSYNSISDHLRQVDYFTGISSNALYQQGRKAGLVKLLISPIAKFIGDYLFRGGFLDGYHGFVIARISAHATFLKYAKLKQLWREKA; this is translated from the coding sequence ATGGAGATCTCGGTCGTTATCATCACCTTCAACGAGGAGCGCAACCTCGCGCGTTGCATCGCTTCGGTGAAGCAGGTGGCCGATGATGTGGTAGTGGTGGATTCCTTCAGCATGGACGCCACGGAGAAGATCGCCTTGGAACACGGCGCACGCTTCGTGCAACACGCCTTTGAGGGCCACATCGAGCAGAAGAACTGGGCCATCACACAGGCAAAGTACCCGTGGGTGCTCTCCTTGGACGCGGACGAAGCGCTCGATGAAGAGCTCATCCGGTCCATCCTGGAAGTGAAGCGCGGGGCACCTTCCGCGGACGGGTACAGCATGGCGAGACTGACGAATTACTGCGGCACCTGGGTCCGCCATGGCGGATGGTACCCGGACATCAAGTTGCGCTTGTGGGACAGCCGGAAAGGCCTTTGGGGCGGAACGAACCCGCACGACCAGTATGAGATGGAACCGGGCTCGCGGACCATTCGCTTGACCGGAGATCTGCTGCATTACAGCTACAATTCGATCAGTGACCACCTGCGACAGGTGGACTATTTCACCGGTATCTCTTCGAACGCCCTGTACCAACAAGGCCGGAAAGCGGGCTTGGTGAAACTGCTCATCAGCCCCATCGCGAAGTTCATCGGGGACTACCTCTTCCGTGGCGGCTTTCTGGACGGATACCACGGCTTTGTGATCGCGCGGATCAGCGCCCACGCCACGTTCCTCAAATACGCCAAGCTGAAGCAGTTGTGGCGCGAAAAGGCATGA